A portion of the Corticium candelabrum chromosome 5, ooCorCand1.1, whole genome shotgun sequence genome contains these proteins:
- the LOC134179329 gene encoding uncharacterized protein LOC134179329, with the protein MAVFNLKETDRDEVRQYQTGRYISSNEAVWRILGFPIHERHPAIEHLAVHLENGQRVHFTERNAAQMAQEPPKDTTLTAFFKLCHEDEFARNLFYWQVPRYYTWNSSGRRWQRRKSGKEVEGHPGIKSSDVLGRVYSIHPNQFECFFLRMLLFEIKGPQSFQHLLTVAGNICPTYREACKRRGLLEDDAHWDMTLQEASGSQVSCQLRRVFAIMLHNCDLSSPPTLWMNHLESLSEDILYRDRQQNRNMSFDFDSTVFNQALIFIEDAVISLGGKALDEYGLPKPYRRKASIPIEII; encoded by the coding sequence ATGGCTGTCTTCAACCTtaaggaaacagacagagatgagGTCAGGCAGTACCAGACCGGACGCTACATCAGCAGCAACGAAGCAGTGTGGAGAATCCTTGGCTTCCCCATACATGAACGCCACCCAGCCATTGAACATCTTGCAGTTCATCTGGAGAACGGACAGAGAGTTCACTTCACAGAACGGAATGCTGCACAGATGGCACAAGAGCCACCTAAAGACACAACACTCACAGCCTTTTTCAAGCTCTGTCATGAAGATGAATTTGCTCGCAATCTCTTTTACTGGCAAGTACCACGCTACTATACCTGGAATTCCAGTGGCCGGAGGTGGCAAAGGCGAAAATCAGGTAAAGAGGTCGAGGGTCATCCAGGCATCAAGTCTTCTGACGTTCTAGGAAGGGTATACAGCATCCATCCAAACCAGTTTGAGTGCTTTTTCTTGCGCATGCTTCTCTTCGAGATCAAGGGTCCGCAGTCATTTCAACATCTCCTTACTGTTGCTGGCAATATTTGCCCTACTTACAGAGAAGCTTGCAAGAGGAGAGGGTTGCTGGAAGATGACGCTCACTGGGACATGACTCTCCAAGAGGCGTCGGGTTCTCAGGTATCATGCCAGCTCCGAAGGGTATTTGCGATCATGCTACACAACTGTGACCTTTCTTCCCCTCCAACACTGTGGATGAATCATCTTGAAAGCCTTTCTGAAGACATCCTCTATCGTGATAGACAGCAGAACCGAAACATGTCCTTCGACTTTGACAGCACCGTCTTCAACCAGGCTCTAATCTTTATTGAAGATGCTGTGATCTCATTGGGTGGCAAGGCTCTTGATGAATACGGTCTCCCTAAACCATACAGAAGAAAAGCGAGCATTCCAATTGAGATTATTTGA
- the LOC134179330 gene encoding uncharacterized protein LOC134179330 translates to MSSIQHNVPPKKSNLSRRSASLRRQSSTLLEETEERRQKRRQDLRARAASRRAIETAEQRQKRLQDLCARAAKRRASETPEHRQKRRQDLCERAAKRRASEIPEQNEVRIEGVRTRAAAKRAAQPDEERETEIRERHLRTSIGSACHCTPTRDILFEVLKISSAAFNYDSSLDYSIAAQIGSMSQSCGKCGALKWQKETKGMCCSNGKVSLPTLTSPPEPLQTLLKGETAESRHFLDNMRKYNSCFQMTSFGADKEVTEHGYMPTFKVQGQVYHTIGSLLPMAGEEAKFLQIYFIGDPKDQAKRRGQGIPETRLPIIRSLQDMLHQNNYLVCSFKYAFENHPGREFDIVINSDKVPSGEHRRRFNAPVVSEVAAVISGYEKGQRDIVIRHRNNELERISLSNRVYDGLQYPLIYTRGEDGYYWQIYKQDSGGGPIDKMVTAMEFYAYHLMLRLGSSDHLFRERDLFHQFLVDMYAKIERERLAYIVSHQKELRVDDYAHLRDSINNDAAHGHELGKMVILPATFTGGPRCMQEKTQDALTYVKHYGRPDLFITFTCNPKWAEITAELLPGHAYSNRHDIIARVFRQKIVKLIDLFTKYNIFGLIRCDMYSIEWQKRGLPHAHILLWLQQKLRPAQIDSFISAELPSQQEDPELHNIIKSHMVHGPCGRFNPNSPCMKDGKCTKNYPKRALKETRTGRDGYPLYKRRKPEDGGSTAKINFRLCGQY, encoded by the coding sequence ATGTCATCCATTCAACACAACGTGCCGCCAAAAAAGTCCAACCTGTCACGCCGCTCTGCCAGCTTAAGAAGGCAATCTTCCACTCTCTtggaagagacagaagaacGGCGTCAGAAACGCCGACAAGACCTCCGTGCACGAGCAGCTTCAAGGAGAGCAATTGAAACAGCAGAACAGCGTCAGAAACGCCTACAAGACCTCTGTGCACGAGCAGCAAAGAGGAGAGCatctgaaacaccagaacACCGTCAGAAACGCCGACAAGACCTCTGTGAACGAGCAGCAAAGAGGAGAGCATCTGAAATACCAGAACAGAATGAGGTACGGATTGAAGGTGTTCGCACACGAGCAGCTGCAAAGAGAGCGGCTCAGCCAGACGAAGAAAGAGAGACTGAGATACGAGAACGTCATCTGCGTACGTCAATTGGATCAGCATGTCATTGCACTCCAACACGTGACATACTCTTTGAAGTATTGAAGATCTCCAGTGCTGCATTCAATTACGACTCATCTCTTGATTATTCAATTGCAGCGCAGATTGGATCGATGTCTCAGAGCTGCGGGAAATGTGGAGCATTGAAATGGCAGAAGGAAACGAAAGGCATGTGCTGCTCGAATGGCAAAGTTTCTTTGCCAACACTTACTTCTCCTCCAGAACCTCTCCAAACTCTGCTAAAGGGAGAAACAGCAGAGAGCCGTCATTTTCTCGATAACATGCGCAAGTACAACAGCTGTTTTCAGATGACGAGTTTTGGAGCTGACAAAGAAGTCACTGAGCACGGCTACATGCCAACTTTTAAGGTTCAAGGGCAAGTTTATCACACTATCGGCAGTCTTCTTCCAATGGCCGGTGAAGAGGCCAAGTTTCTCCAGATCTACTTCATTGGAGACCCAAAAGACCAGGCTAAACGACGAGGTCAGGGTATTCCTGAAACCAGGCTCCCCATTATCCGGTCCCTTCAAGACATGCTTCACCAAAACAACTATTTGGTCTGCAGTTTCAAGTATGCATTTGAAAACCATCCAGGAAGAGAGTTTGACATTGTCATCAATTCTGACAAGGTACCTTCGGGGGAACATCGCCGTCGCTTCAATGCTCCTGTTGTTTCTGAGGTGGCAGCTGTCATTTCTGGGTACGAGAAGGGACAGCGAGACATCGTAatcagacacagaaacaatgaACTGGAGAGGATCAGTTTATCTAATAGGGTGTACGACGGTCTTCAATATCCACTCATCTACACCAGAGGTGAAGACGGCTACTATTGGCAAATCTACAAGCAAGATTCAGGTGGCGGTCCAATAGACAAAATGGTGACAGCTATGGAGTTTTATGCATACCATCTAATGTTACGGCTAGGTTCTTCAGACCACCTCTTTCGCGAGAGAGACCTTTTTCATCAGTTCTTGGTAGACATGTATGCGAAGATCGAGAGGGAGCGACTTGCTTACATTGTCAGCCATCAGAAAGAGCTTAGGGTAGACGATTACGCTCACCTTCGAGATTCTATCAATAACGATGCTGCCCATGGCCATGAGCTTGGAAAGATGGTTATTCTTCCCGCGACTTTCACAGGTGGGCCAAGGTGCATGCAAGAAAAGACGCAAGATGCTCTGACATATGTCAAACATTATGGCCGTCCTGACCTTTTTATCACTTTCACGTGTAATCCAAAGTGGGCTGAAATCACTGCTGAGCTACTGCCAGGACACGCTTACTCTAACCGTCACGACATTATTGCCAGAGTCTTCAGACAGAAGATTGTCAAGCTAATTGATCTCTTTACCAAATACAACATCTTTGGTCTCATCCGATGTGACATGTACTCAATTGAGTGGCAAAAGCGTGGCCTGCCCCACGCCCACATTCTTCTCTGGCTACAGCAAAAACTTCGTCCAGCCCAGATTGACTCTTTTATTAGCGCCGAACTGCCCAGTCAACAAGAAGACCCCGAGCTACACAATATCATCAAGAGCCACATGGTTCATGGACCTTGCGGTCGCTTCAATCCTAACTCTCCGTGCATGAAGGATGGGAAATGCACAAAGAACTACCCTAAGCGAGCCTTGAAGGAGACTCGGACTGGTCGCGATGGCTACCCGCTCTACAAACGCCGCAAACCAGAAGATGGAGGGTCAACAGCCAAGATCAACTTCCGACTCTGTGGCCAATACTAA
- the LOC134180372 gene encoding interferon-induced GTP-binding protein Mx3-like, producing MSNESRKRKRTIRTEHQNDSPCKKNSQLSRLTFAEAYDKSVRPYIDLVDSLRSSGVDQDVSLPSVVVIGDQSTGKSSVLEAISGVQLPRGTGIVTRCALELRLKKNRRQNASDQWSGRLRYVTKSGKETVNLTSPEEVENAVQRAQNALAGAGKGVSEDGKIELEVCSPHVPDLTLIDLPGITRVAIEGQPKNIADKIKRLIKKHIIKGETIILCVIPCTSDITTSEALVFSQEVDPKGDRTLGVLTRADQTGQGEEKAIMDILQQRSDVKLKLGCTVVKCRSQKDIENKMSLAEALEAEREFFQEHEVFCKLEADKMGIKELSLKLTRQLVEHIQACLPNLLVDVGKALTQTTANLDRLGSPLPSNKTEFLVEALLQYGKTLGAVVKGDCMAQKELNDDHIFKDVRSCFHEFGKKIHSLCPDEDCLEDIKKQIKEKRGRELPGFENYGVFEAVAFGCVNTFKEPALECLQNVKQLIEKAYVRLAADQFERFPTLKRNVIGQVGSQFQKRCNAAAEAIETMMSMEDWIYTRDSVYQNVMTDVSSEGAAVDRQPVPSLHPTITSTTRFLGGEVDNPVTDESTERAAKQLLQKLKGYFRIVSLRLGDHIPMAIMLHLLTNFVKDVETRLISKLVGFDGKRQKTSNDEDISSNGPNSDREEDALTIDMLVCEDVNVALKRKTLKQKKQRLLDAQKELKTFTVKRKK from the exons ATGAGCAACGAATctagaaagagaaagagaaccATTCGGACTGAACACCAGAACGACTCTCCGTGCAAGAAAAACAGCCAATTGTCTCGTTTAACTTTTGCAGAAGCGTACGATAAATCTGTTCGCCCCTACATCGATCTTGTCGACAGTCTTCGTAGCAGCGGTGTTGACCAGGACGTTAGTCTTCCTTCTGTAGTCGTCATCGGAGATCAAAGCACAGGCAAAAGCTCAGTACTTGAAGCAATTTCGGGTGTTCAGTTACCGCGGGGAACAGGAATAGTTACGAGATGTGCCTTAGAACTACGACTGAAGAAGAATAGACGCCAGAATGCTAGCGATCAGTGGAGTGGGCGACTGAGATATGTTACTAAATCCGGAAAAGAAACAGTTAACTTGACAAGTCCAGAAGAGGTGGAAAACGCTGTTCAACGTGCACAAAACGCTCTTGCAGGTGCTGGTAAAGGAGTCAGTGAGGACGGTAAAATTGAGCTCGAAGTCTGCTCACCTCACGTTCCTGACCTTACCCTCATTGACCTTCCTGGGATCACGCGAGTTGCTATTGAAGGACAGCCCAAAAACATCGCAGACAAGATCAAGCGTCTCATCAAGAAACATATTATTAAAGGAGAAACTATCATTCTTTGTGTCATTCCATGTACCAGCGACATCACTACGTCTGAGGCTTTGGTGTTTTCCCAAGAAGTGGATCCCAAAGGTGACAGAACCCTTGGTGTCCTAACACGGGCTGATCAAACTGGACAAGGAGAAGAAAAAGCAATCATGGATATCTTGCAGCAGAGAAGTGATGTAAAATTGAAACTAGGCTGTACAGTCGTGAAATGTCGAAGCCAGAAAGACATTGAGAACAAAATGTCTCTAGCTGAAGCTCTAGAAGCAGAGAGGGAGTTCTTTCAAGAGCACGAG GTGTTCTGCAAACTGGAGGCCGACAAAATGGGGATTAAAGAATTGTCACTGAAACTAACACGACAACTGGTTGAGCACATACAAGCTTGCCTTCCCAACCTACTGGTTGATGTAGGAAAAGCTCTCACACAAACTACAGCAAATCTGGATCGACTTGGATCACCCCTTCCCAGCAATAAAACCGAATTTCTCGTAGAA GCTTTACTTCAGTATGGAAAGACACTAGGCGCTGTGGTTAAAGGTGACTGTATGGCGCAGAAAGAGTTGAATGATGATCATATTTTTAAAGATGTAAGAAGCTGCTTTCACGAGTTTGGAAAGAAAATTCATTCTCTGTGTCCAG ATGAAGATTGTCTAGAAGACATCAAAAAGCAGATTAAAGAGAAAAGAGGCAGAGAGTTGCCAGG ATTTGAGAACTACGGAGTATTTGAAGCAGTAGCATTTGGATGTGTGAATACCTTTAAAGAGCCAGCTTTGGAATGTTTGCAGAATGTAAAGCAATTGATTGAGAAA GCATATGTTAGACTTGCTGCTGACCAGTTCGAGAGATTTCCCACTTTGAAACGGAATGTCATAGGTCAAGTAGGGAGTCAGTTCCAAAAAAGATGcaatgcagcagcagaagcaatTGAGACAATGATGAGTATGGAAGACTGGATCTATACCAGAGATTCAGTATATCAAAACGTAATGACTGATGTTTCCTCTGAAGGCGCAGCAG TTGACAGACAACCGGTCCCTAGCTTGCATCCTACAATTACATCTACAACCAGATTTCTCGGTGGTGAAGTTGACAATCCAGTCACTGATGAGTCTACTGAACGGGCTGCAAAACAGCTTCTTCAAAAACTTAAAGGCTATTTTAGG ATCGTGAGTCTTCGTCTTGGAGATCATATTCCAATGGCTATCATGTTGCACTTATTAACCAACTTTGTGAAAGATGTTGAAACAAGACTGATTAGTAAGCTCGTTGGATTTGATGGAAAGAGACAAAAGACATCAAATGACGAAGACATCAGTAGTAATGGACCGAACTCTGACAGAGAAGAAGATGCTCTCACCATTGACATGCTTGTTTGTGAAGATGTGAACGTTGCATTGAAGCGCAAAACGCTCAAGCAAAAGAAACAACGGTTGCTGGATGCACAGAAAGAGTTAAAGACATTTACAGTCAAGCGAAAGAAGTAA